The following proteins are co-located in the Bordetella bronchialis genome:
- a CDS encoding DNA-3-methyladenine glycosylase family protein, translated as MPSADTAVSKPHYWEDAVSHLVRRDRILKKLIPQHPEVWLTPLGTPFVTLARSIVGQQISVQSAEAAWQRFVQATGARPSPTAVLRVGVEGLREAGLSKRKAEYVQDLARHFSERKVHPDRWPLMEDEAVIQELVAIRGISRWTAEMFLIFNLQRPDVLPLDDLGLLKAISLHYFSGEPVSRFEAREVSLAWQPWRTVATWYLWRSLDPMSV; from the coding sequence ATGCCGAGCGCCGATACCGCCGTCAGCAAGCCGCACTATTGGGAAGATGCCGTTTCGCATCTGGTGCGCCGCGACCGCATTTTGAAAAAACTCATTCCGCAGCATCCGGAAGTGTGGCTGACGCCGCTGGGCACGCCTTTCGTCACCCTGGCCCGCTCCATCGTCGGCCAGCAGATTTCCGTGCAGTCGGCGGAAGCCGCATGGCAGCGTTTCGTGCAGGCCACCGGCGCGCGGCCGTCGCCCACCGCCGTGTTGCGCGTCGGCGTGGAAGGCCTGCGCGAAGCCGGCCTGTCCAAGCGCAAGGCCGAATACGTGCAGGACCTGGCGCGGCATTTCAGCGAACGCAAGGTCCATCCGGACCGCTGGCCCCTGATGGAAGACGAAGCCGTCATCCAGGAGCTGGTCGCCATCCGCGGCATCAGCCGCTGGACGGCCGAGATGTTCCTGATCTTCAATCTCCAGCGGCCGGACGTCCTGCCGCTGGACGACCTGGGATTGCTGAAGGCGATCTCGCTACACTATTTCAGCGGCGAACCCGTCTCGCGCTTCGAGGCGCGCGAGGTTTCGCTGGCCTGGCAACCCTGGCGTACCGTGGCAACCTGGTATCTGTGGCGCAGCCTGGACCCGATGTCGGTCTGA
- a CDS encoding acetyl-CoA carboxylase carboxyltransferase subunit alpha codes for MRNTFLDFEQPLAELDNKIEQLRFVQADSAVDISDEIARLQQKSQALAKEIYGKLTPWQTAQVARHPQRPYTMDYVREIFTDFHELHGDRMFADDQSIIGGLARFNGTSCMVIGHQKGRDTKERAMRNFGMPRPEGYRKALRLMRLAEKFGIPVFTFVDTPGAYPGIGAEERGQSEAIGHNLYAMAELRVPIIATVIGEGGSGGALAIAVANAVLMLQYATYSVISPEGCASILWRSADKAPEAAEALGITAPRLKDLGLVDRVVNEPVGGAHRDPRVMARLLRRSLGDTLRQLSGMTADQLVEQRLQRVLAYGRVQEVRA; via the coding sequence ATGCGCAATACCTTCCTGGACTTCGAACAACCGCTGGCCGAGCTCGACAACAAGATCGAACAGCTGCGTTTCGTGCAAGCCGACTCCGCGGTCGACATCTCCGACGAAATCGCGCGCCTGCAGCAGAAAAGCCAGGCCCTGGCCAAGGAGATCTACGGCAAGCTGACGCCATGGCAGACCGCCCAGGTGGCCCGCCATCCCCAGCGTCCGTACACCATGGACTACGTCCGCGAAATCTTCACGGACTTCCACGAACTGCATGGCGACCGCATGTTCGCCGACGACCAGTCCATCATCGGCGGCCTGGCGCGCTTCAACGGCACATCGTGCATGGTGATCGGGCACCAGAAGGGCCGCGACACCAAAGAGCGCGCCATGCGCAACTTCGGCATGCCGCGGCCGGAGGGCTATCGCAAGGCCCTGCGCCTGATGCGCCTGGCGGAAAAATTCGGCATTCCGGTATTCACCTTCGTCGATACCCCGGGCGCCTATCCCGGCATCGGCGCCGAAGAGCGCGGCCAGTCCGAAGCCATCGGCCACAATCTGTACGCCATGGCCGAGCTGCGCGTGCCCATCATCGCCACCGTCATCGGCGAAGGCGGCTCCGGCGGCGCGCTGGCCATCGCCGTCGCCAATGCCGTGCTGATGCTGCAATACGCCACCTATTCCGTCATCTCGCCCGAAGGCTGCGCGTCCATCCTGTGGCGCAGCGCCGACAAGGCGCCCGAGGCCGCCGAAGCGCTGGGCATCACCGCGCCACGCCTGAAGGACCTGGGCCTGGTCGACCGCGTGGTCAACGAGCCCGTCGGCGGCGCCCACCGCGATCCGCGCGTCATGGCGCGCCTGCTGCGGCGGTCGCTGGGCGATACCCTGCGCCAGCTGTCCGGCATGACCGCCGACCAGTTGGTGGAACAACGCCTGCAACGCGTCCTGGCTTACGGCCGCGTCCAGGAAGTGCGCGCCTGA
- the tilS gene encoding tRNA lysidine(34) synthetase TilS: protein MDARLLDPLRATMATVHQAALPAAVAVSGGADSVMLAVHAAQVARETGIPLHLFHVHHGLFEQADAWAQAVRRLGDTLGLPVHILHVQVPTDAGTGIEAAARQARYAALAGAAGALGVRHILLAHHRDDQAETVLLRLLRGAGPAGLAAMSPRTERDGLVYLRPWLDVPRDVIRAEAAAYAAREGWAPVQDPSNADARYTRAALRNLLVPALNARWPGWQAIVARHARLAEEAAQILDEVASQDLAALEPSETGDSFSLARWRQLSPPRQAQVLRYWLGRQGARMPTEARLAELLKQLRQLHSLGHDRQLVWNHARHTVRCVRGRVSVGLRG from the coding sequence ATGGACGCCCGCCTGCTCGACCCGCTGCGCGCAACCATGGCGACCGTGCACCAGGCCGCGCTGCCCGCGGCCGTCGCCGTCAGCGGCGGCGCCGATTCCGTCATGCTGGCCGTGCACGCCGCCCAGGTTGCGCGCGAGACCGGCATTCCCCTGCATCTCTTCCACGTGCACCATGGCCTGTTCGAGCAGGCCGACGCGTGGGCCCAGGCCGTGCGCCGGCTAGGCGATACGTTGGGGCTGCCCGTCCATATCCTGCACGTCCAGGTTCCCACCGACGCGGGCACGGGCATCGAGGCGGCCGCCCGCCAGGCGCGCTATGCCGCCCTGGCTGGCGCGGCCGGAGCGCTCGGGGTGCGCCACATCCTGCTGGCCCATCATCGGGATGACCAGGCAGAGACCGTACTCCTGCGCCTGCTGCGCGGTGCCGGGCCGGCGGGCCTGGCGGCCATGTCGCCGCGCACCGAGCGCGACGGGCTGGTCTATCTGCGCCCCTGGCTGGATGTGCCGCGCGACGTCATCCGTGCGGAGGCGGCCGCCTACGCCGCACGGGAAGGGTGGGCGCCCGTGCAGGATCCTTCCAATGCCGACGCGCGCTACACCCGCGCCGCCTTGCGCAACCTTCTGGTGCCGGCGCTGAACGCCCGCTGGCCGGGCTGGCAGGCCATCGTGGCCCGCCACGCACGGCTGGCGGAGGAAGCGGCACAGATCCTGGACGAGGTCGCCAGCCAGGACCTGGCGGCGCTGGAGCCTTCCGAGACCGGCGACAGCTTTTCCCTGGCCCGCTGGCGCCAGTTGTCGCCCCCCCGGCAGGCGCAGGTGCTGCGCTATTGGCTGGGACGGCAGGGCGCCCGCATGCCCACGGAGGCGCGCCTGGCGGAGCTGCTGAAGCAGTTGCGCCAGTTGCACAGCCTGGGGCACGACCGCCAGCTGGTATGGAATCACGCCCGCCATACCGTGCGCTGCGTGCGCGGGCGGGTCAGTGTCGGGCTGCGCGGCTGA
- a CDS encoding aspartate kinase → MSLIVHKYGGTSMGSVERIKNVARRVAKWHAAGHKIVVVPSAMAGETNRLLGLAREITPQPDGRELDMIAATGEQASSGLLAVALQAEGVPARSYAGWQVPVRTDSSYTKARITSIDDARIRADLDAGRVVIVTGFQGIDDDGHITTLGRGGSDTSAVAVAAAIKADECLIYTDVDGVYTTDPRVVPEARRMPVVSFEEMLEMASLGSKVLQIRSVEFAGKYRVPTRVLSSLTDPMIPLDEEMRSGTLITFEEDEKMEAAVVSGIAFSRDEAKITLLAVPDKPGVAYSILGPVAAANIDVDMIVQNQSVAGTTDFSFTVNRNEFLRTIDVLKRDVMPAVHARELVTDDKVCKVSIVGIGMRSHVGVASLMFQTLSNEGINIQMISTSEIKTSVIIDDKYMELAVRSLHKAFGLDQAPGEKV, encoded by the coding sequence ATGTCCCTGATCGTTCACAAGTATGGCGGTACCTCGATGGGCTCGGTCGAGCGCATCAAGAACGTGGCGCGCCGCGTCGCGAAGTGGCATGCCGCCGGCCACAAAATCGTGGTCGTGCCCTCCGCCATGGCAGGCGAGACCAACCGCCTGCTGGGCCTGGCGCGTGAGATCACGCCGCAGCCCGACGGCCGCGAACTGGACATGATCGCCGCCACCGGCGAGCAGGCATCCAGCGGCCTGCTGGCCGTGGCCCTGCAGGCCGAGGGCGTGCCCGCGCGCAGCTACGCCGGCTGGCAGGTTCCCGTGCGCACCGACTCGTCCTACACGAAGGCCCGCATCACCTCCATCGACGACGCGCGCATCCGCGCCGACCTGGATGCCGGGCGTGTGGTCATCGTCACGGGCTTCCAGGGCATCGACGACGACGGGCACATCACCACGCTGGGACGCGGCGGTTCCGATACTTCCGCCGTCGCCGTCGCCGCCGCCATCAAGGCCGATGAGTGCCTGATCTACACCGACGTGGATGGGGTCTACACGACCGACCCGCGCGTCGTGCCGGAGGCACGCCGCATGCCGGTGGTGTCCTTCGAGGAAATGCTGGAGATGGCCTCGCTGGGCTCCAAGGTCCTGCAGATCCGCTCCGTCGAGTTCGCCGGCAAGTACCGCGTCCCCACGCGCGTGCTGTCCTCGCTGACCGACCCCATGATTCCGCTCGACGAGGAAATGCGCTCGGGCACGCTGATTACCTTTGAGGAAGACGAAAAAATGGAAGCCGCCGTTGTCTCCGGCATCGCCTTCAGCCGCGACGAAGCCAAGATCACCCTGCTGGCCGTGCCGGACAAGCCCGGTGTCGCCTACTCCATCCTGGGCCCCGTCGCCGCCGCCAACATCGACGTCGACATGATCGTGCAGAACCAGTCGGTCGCCGGCACCACGGACTTCTCCTTCACCGTCAACCGCAACGAATTCCTGCGCACCATCGACGTGCTCAAGCGCGACGTCATGCCCGCCGTCCACGCGCGCGAACTCGTCACCGACGACAAGGTCTGCAAGGTCTCCATCGTCGGCATCGGCATGCGTTCGCACGTCGGCGTCGCCAGCCTGATGTTCCAGACGCTGTCGAACGAAGGCATCAACATCCAGATGATCAGCACCAGCGAGATCAAGACCTCGGTGATCATCGACGACAAGTACATGGAATTGGCCGTCCGTTCGCTGCACAAGGCGTTCGGGCTGGACCAGGCGCCGGGCGAGAAGGTCTGA
- a CDS encoding tyrosine-type recombinase/integrase, producing MAGNAKLTEIKIRTAKAREKSYKLADGGGLYLLVATDGTRYWRYNYRFHGAYRTMSFGIYPEVSAKAAREQHQEARLKLAAGVDPMVERKLQKLTAREEAERDFETIARQMWADQRAAGRSKGYVDSVLEKLEKDVFPWIGKRPISQIQEPEVLAILNRVEQRAAETARRLRTICGQVFRYAMARGYAKYDPTASMRGAIITHKARHFAAITSPEEFGKLLRAMRGYSGELVTRCLLQLSPLVLRKGMSAKDAPGKRYDVYGIDYGCYVDLINTARAPKGMLDLGDASAEFSAKVPKTDLRSIRRCILDLNEFYEGGAPDAAAAAAL from the coding sequence ATGGCGGGAAATGCCAAGCTCACGGAGATAAAGATCCGCACGGCCAAGGCGCGCGAGAAGAGCTACAAGCTCGCGGACGGCGGCGGCCTGTACTTGCTTGTCGCGACCGATGGGACGCGTTACTGGCGCTACAACTATCGCTTCCACGGCGCCTATCGCACGATGTCCTTCGGTATCTATCCGGAGGTGTCGGCCAAGGCTGCACGGGAGCAGCACCAAGAGGCGCGCCTCAAGCTTGCCGCCGGCGTCGACCCGATGGTCGAACGAAAGCTGCAAAAGCTGACTGCCCGGGAGGAAGCGGAACGAGACTTCGAAACTATCGCCCGGCAAATGTGGGCTGACCAGCGTGCTGCCGGCAGGTCGAAAGGGTATGTCGACTCGGTGTTGGAGAAGTTGGAAAAAGATGTGTTCCCTTGGATCGGCAAGCGACCGATAAGCCAGATCCAAGAGCCAGAGGTCCTGGCTATCTTGAACCGAGTGGAGCAACGTGCCGCCGAAACCGCGCGACGGTTGCGTACCATCTGCGGGCAGGTCTTTCGTTATGCAATGGCGCGCGGTTATGCGAAGTATGATCCGACGGCGTCCATGCGCGGGGCCATCATCACGCACAAGGCAAGGCACTTCGCGGCGATTACATCGCCAGAGGAGTTCGGAAAGCTGCTACGTGCTATGCGCGGCTATTCGGGCGAGCTGGTCACGCGGTGTCTGCTGCAACTATCGCCGCTTGTGCTACGCAAGGGCATGTCGGCGAAGGATGCACCTGGCAAGCGGTACGATGTTTATGGTATTGACTATGGTTGTTACGTTGACCTGATCAACACCGCGAGGGCGCCCAAAGGGATGCTGGATCTGGGGGATGCCTCGGCCGAATTCTCGGCCAAGGTACCGAAAACCGATCTCCGATCCATTCGCCGTTGCATCCTTGATTTGAACGAATTCTATGAAGGCGGGGCTCCAGACGCAGCCGCCGCTGCAGCTCTATGA
- a CDS encoding SIR2 family protein codes for MYGIERIIGHVLDGNAVLFTGGGFSHGAQNRVAGPIPSGTKLAEVLLAEAGYRGKAAPLDKAAASYLRRKPETALVDLILDQFTPRDISESHRILASLPWRRVYTTNYDTVYEVGRKQANGKVTSLDAIDEPRDHLHKQNVIIHINGSVDRVSASRLGTSFKLTTTSYATDDFMRSPWAFHFRSDLRSAKAIVFIGYSMYDLDIRRILYEEDMSERSLFVIGPIDEANELDAEDLADLGLLAPIGVDSFAEQVRLQAMEHVYRDEELLLSVWTRQEDPQPTSSPPTDAQVRDFLVYGRAMESLLPEAASVEAYRYCLPRQEVVPIFEAIRSSPGITVVHGGLGTGKTFLSYVVGHMLSRAGFLVYRLDTASSDAMSEVEEILRTSGDKVFIIDGYRRHLRMLERIVELTGSDCRLLLLERSSSHEVIADELDDLALKTVEFDLDELTQSELRSANDLLDRHGLWGERQAWGEARKLSYLRNDCESRLPHLLVSVLEAVHVSERYREVVASSPDSRGVRTLLIATSVLTVLNHIPRVSVLQELLGPALILSKYRRYEELKDIIDITSMDVRIRSSVLAQHLLQKVFSAGDIADVLIGLVRQADALKRQERLFAQVHADLMRYSNVAQMLPEKQRLAAITRYYENIKDLPSTRANPQFWLQYAIGCLTNRALDRAATYFADAYSWAAKVDDYDTFQIDNHYARFLLQKALTDQPAVDALQQVLQARDIVLRQVRTEIRKYPFRVACSLFDAYESLSSKMAPDFQKQLRGSLAEIYRRASQTKGNLYRDRYVQECIRRGEPFERVSS; via the coding sequence ATGTACGGAATTGAGCGGATTATCGGGCACGTATTGGATGGCAACGCGGTCCTCTTTACTGGCGGCGGGTTCAGCCATGGTGCACAGAACCGCGTTGCGGGTCCTATTCCGTCCGGCACAAAGCTAGCCGAGGTGCTGTTGGCAGAAGCTGGCTACCGAGGGAAAGCTGCACCGTTAGACAAAGCAGCGGCATCATACCTTCGGCGAAAGCCGGAGACGGCGCTGGTCGATCTCATTCTCGACCAATTCACCCCCCGCGACATAAGCGAAAGTCATCGCATACTAGCCTCTCTACCCTGGCGCCGCGTCTACACGACTAACTACGACACGGTATATGAAGTCGGCCGCAAACAGGCAAATGGGAAGGTGACGTCACTTGACGCGATAGACGAACCGAGAGATCACCTTCATAAGCAGAACGTCATCATCCATATCAATGGCTCTGTGGACCGCGTATCGGCGAGCCGACTGGGTACGTCGTTCAAGCTAACTACCACAAGCTATGCAACAGACGACTTCATGAGGTCGCCATGGGCATTCCACTTCCGTTCCGACTTGCGCTCAGCTAAAGCCATCGTCTTCATTGGATATTCAATGTACGACCTTGATATCCGGCGCATCCTATATGAGGAAGACATGTCGGAAAGATCGCTGTTTGTCATCGGACCGATAGATGAGGCAAATGAGTTAGATGCGGAAGACCTTGCAGACCTAGGCCTATTGGCACCGATCGGTGTCGACTCGTTCGCTGAGCAAGTGCGGCTTCAGGCCATGGAGCACGTATACCGCGATGAAGAGTTGCTTTTGAGCGTCTGGACACGACAAGAAGATCCCCAGCCCACATCAAGTCCACCTACCGACGCACAAGTCCGAGATTTTCTGGTCTATGGCCGAGCGATGGAATCGCTATTACCCGAAGCCGCGAGCGTAGAGGCATATCGGTATTGCCTCCCTAGACAGGAGGTCGTGCCGATCTTCGAGGCCATTCGTTCCTCACCCGGGATCACCGTAGTACATGGTGGGCTGGGTACAGGAAAGACGTTCTTGAGTTATGTCGTCGGGCATATGCTCAGCAGGGCCGGCTTCTTGGTCTATCGCCTTGATACTGCATCATCAGATGCTATGTCGGAGGTCGAAGAAATCCTACGTACAAGCGGCGACAAAGTCTTCATCATCGACGGCTATCGCCGCCATCTTAGGATGTTGGAACGTATCGTGGAACTCACGGGCTCCGATTGTCGGCTACTCCTTCTCGAACGATCATCATCGCATGAAGTCATAGCGGACGAACTCGATGATCTAGCGCTTAAAACCGTCGAATTCGACCTTGACGAACTGACGCAAAGCGAATTGCGGTCCGCAAACGATCTACTCGATCGGCATGGGTTATGGGGCGAGCGGCAGGCATGGGGCGAAGCCCGAAAACTAAGCTATTTGCGCAACGATTGCGAGTCCAGGCTTCCTCATCTTCTTGTGTCGGTATTGGAAGCGGTGCACGTATCTGAGCGTTATCGAGAGGTGGTGGCCTCGTCGCCGGATTCACGTGGGGTACGGACTTTGTTGATAGCCACGTCGGTATTGACGGTCCTAAACCATATCCCTCGCGTATCGGTGTTGCAGGAACTTCTCGGGCCTGCCCTAATTTTGAGCAAATACAGACGATACGAAGAATTGAAGGACATCATCGACATCACGTCCATGGACGTCCGAATCAGGTCTTCTGTACTAGCTCAACACCTCTTGCAAAAGGTCTTCTCGGCCGGCGACATCGCGGACGTTCTTATTGGGCTGGTCAGGCAGGCCGATGCCTTAAAGCGGCAAGAACGACTGTTTGCTCAAGTTCACGCCGATCTGATGCGGTACAGCAACGTTGCACAAATGCTCCCCGAAAAGCAGCGATTGGCGGCGATCACTCGCTATTACGAAAACATAAAGGACCTGCCGAGCACTAGAGCCAATCCGCAATTCTGGCTTCAATACGCTATCGGATGTCTCACGAATAGAGCTCTTGATCGCGCTGCAACGTATTTTGCCGATGCCTATAGCTGGGCCGCAAAGGTGGACGACTACGACACGTTTCAGATTGATAATCACTATGCGCGCTTCCTGCTACAGAAAGCCCTAACCGACCAGCCGGCGGTCGACGCTTTGCAACAAGTGCTTCAAGCCCGCGACATCGTCCTTCGGCAAGTAAGAACAGAAATCCGCAAGTACCCCTTCCGGGTCGCATGCAGTCTATTCGATGCTTACGAGTCCTTGTCCTCGAAGATGGCGCCAGATTTCCAGAAGCAGCTTCGCGGCTCACTTGCGGAAATTTACCGGCGGGCGTCTCAAACGAAGGGAAATCTTTATCGGGATCGGTACGTGCAAGAATGCATACGCAGGGGAGAACCATTCGAACGCGTTTCCAGTTAG
- a CDS encoding Bug family tripartite tricarboxylate transporter substrate binding protein, which translates to MHYLKRNLAALAVAGATLPWGAMAFDQEEVYPQRPVTLVIGFPPGGSTDALARLLARHLGEALGQKMVVQYKPGAGGNIGAEYAARAAPDGYTLFLGARPNTVHKTMYGSMKYDFSRDLVPVGLVATMQYVMVSGMHAGIGTVDDVVRLARTYPGALSCASAGMGTTTHLLCELLQQELDIDMQHVPYNGGAQALTDVMGGRIDIYVASVAEALPHIQAGKLRPIVAMSSVRIQTMPDVPTLDEAGAPQLSGLELGNWTGLLVPAGTPAYVTAKLNRTINAALMDPGMHDEMARLSFAAPLQPNTQTAFKDLIAEETVRWNGILRMRNIKPLH; encoded by the coding sequence ATGCACTATCTCAAGCGGAACCTCGCAGCCCTTGCTGTAGCGGGCGCTACCCTGCCATGGGGAGCCATGGCATTCGACCAGGAAGAGGTATATCCCCAGCGCCCGGTTACGTTGGTGATTGGCTTCCCACCTGGCGGAAGTACGGACGCGCTGGCCCGGCTGCTTGCGCGCCACCTGGGTGAAGCGCTCGGACAGAAGATGGTTGTCCAGTACAAGCCTGGCGCCGGCGGCAATATCGGCGCGGAGTATGCGGCGCGTGCGGCGCCGGACGGCTATACGCTCTTTCTTGGCGCACGACCAAACACCGTTCACAAAACCATGTACGGAAGCATGAAGTACGACTTCTCACGCGACCTGGTCCCGGTGGGTTTGGTCGCGACAATGCAATACGTCATGGTGAGCGGCATGCACGCCGGGATCGGTACCGTCGACGATGTGGTAAGGCTCGCCAGGACGTATCCGGGGGCCCTGAGCTGCGCATCCGCCGGAATGGGAACGACAACGCATCTGCTCTGTGAACTGCTGCAACAGGAATTGGACATCGACATGCAGCATGTTCCGTACAACGGTGGGGCCCAAGCGCTGACGGACGTGATGGGCGGCCGGATAGACATCTATGTCGCGAGTGTTGCCGAAGCGCTGCCGCACATCCAGGCCGGCAAACTCAGGCCCATCGTCGCGATGTCGTCCGTACGGATACAGACTATGCCCGATGTTCCGACCTTGGATGAAGCGGGCGCGCCGCAATTGTCGGGACTTGAACTTGGCAACTGGACGGGTCTTCTGGTACCGGCCGGGACGCCTGCTTATGTGACCGCGAAACTGAACCGAACGATCAACGCGGCGCTCATGGACCCGGGAATGCACGATGAGATGGCTCGGCTATCCTTCGCCGCCCCGCTGCAACCGAATACGCAGACGGCGTTCAAGGACCTGATCGCCGAAGAGACCGTCCGGTGGAACGGAATTCTGCGGATGCGGAATATCAAGCCGCTTCACTGA
- a CDS encoding M15 family metallopeptidase: MSLVHFQATALCPSLSIAPAGPGSTDAGRQPRPPAFVDLAELANQDKPRHIRIDMRYAGRNNFIGRPIAGYHANKCLLARRAAQAVLQVVDRLAPFSLTLCILDAYRPQRAVNDFIAWTQEPGEERMKADFYPNVDKRYLIRDGYLAERSSHSRGSAVDVTLAPIDGKPGETLDFGTPYDYFGPESHPSYQALTPQQKANRLLLRTLMSQAGFRAIETEWWHFQLAKEPFPDTYFDFPLA; encoded by the coding sequence ATGTCGTTAGTACATTTCCAAGCCACCGCCCTGTGCCCTTCGCTATCCATCGCGCCAGCTGGACCCGGATCGACGGACGCCGGCCGGCAGCCGAGGCCGCCGGCGTTCGTCGACCTGGCCGAACTGGCCAACCAGGACAAACCGCGACATATCCGGATCGATATGCGCTACGCAGGCCGCAACAACTTCATCGGACGGCCCATCGCGGGTTACCACGCGAACAAATGCCTGCTTGCCCGGCGCGCGGCGCAAGCCGTCTTGCAGGTCGTGGACCGGCTCGCGCCTTTCAGCCTGACCCTGTGCATCCTGGACGCCTACCGGCCGCAGCGCGCCGTGAACGACTTCATCGCGTGGACCCAGGAGCCTGGAGAAGAACGGATGAAGGCCGACTTCTATCCCAACGTCGATAAACGGTATCTGATCCGCGACGGCTACCTGGCGGAAAGATCCAGCCATAGCCGGGGCAGCGCGGTGGACGTGACTCTCGCGCCCATCGACGGAAAGCCCGGCGAGACGCTGGATTTCGGTACGCCCTACGATTATTTCGGACCGGAATCGCATCCGTCCTATCAAGCGTTGACGCCGCAGCAGAAGGCCAACCGGCTGCTGCTGCGCACGCTGATGAGCCAGGCCGGCTTTCGGGCGATAGAGACGGAATGGTGGCATTTCCAGCTGGCGAAAGAGCCGTTTCCGGATACTTATTTCGATTTTCCGCTGGCGTAG
- a CDS encoding tripartite tricarboxylate transporter substrate-binding protein yields MQLSRLEFAALALIGSTIPMEGYAGEVGGTFPNRPITLVVGYATGGGADTLARLLAERMAQDLQQKVVVENRPGAASSIAAGSVARAAGDGYTLYVSTHPTPPRAAAADDAGAGGNSCVAAHERDAGGLVPIALLATVPNVLVVGPQAPISDIDTLVTLAKTYPRMLSFGSPGVGSPPHLLGELFLRRTQTELLHVPYRGGALAIPEVIAGRVDVLFISLPGALPHLRAGTVRGLAIMSRQRATAIDTIPTMEEAGVPGIDLETRFGLMAPPGTPPHVIARLNESVNAALMNATLQEAFVARGYVVPGGPNTPELFKALVAGEAGKWGAIAPGGGVTGN; encoded by the coding sequence ATGCAATTATCCAGGTTGGAATTCGCGGCGCTTGCGCTGATCGGCAGCACGATCCCGATGGAGGGTTACGCAGGCGAAGTGGGCGGCACATTCCCGAACCGGCCCATCACATTGGTGGTCGGATATGCCACCGGCGGCGGCGCGGATACCTTGGCACGCCTGCTGGCCGAGCGCATGGCGCAGGACCTGCAGCAGAAAGTGGTGGTGGAAAACCGTCCTGGCGCCGCCAGCAGCATCGCGGCCGGTTCCGTCGCGCGGGCCGCCGGGGATGGCTACACCCTGTATGTCAGCACGCACCCCACACCGCCGCGGGCGGCGGCGGCCGACGATGCCGGGGCAGGGGGCAATTCCTGCGTGGCGGCCCACGAACGTGACGCAGGCGGCCTGGTGCCGATCGCGCTGCTGGCCACCGTACCCAATGTGCTCGTGGTCGGTCCCCAGGCGCCGATAAGTGACATCGATACCCTGGTCACGCTGGCGAAGACCTACCCGCGCATGCTGAGTTTTGGATCGCCGGGCGTCGGTTCGCCGCCCCACCTTCTAGGCGAGCTGTTCCTGCGCAGGACGCAAACGGAGCTATTGCACGTGCCGTATCGTGGCGGTGCCTTGGCGATACCCGAGGTCATCGCCGGGCGCGTGGATGTGCTGTTCATCTCCTTGCCCGGCGCCCTGCCGCATCTGCGGGCGGGCACGGTCCGCGGGCTGGCCATCATGTCGCGTCAACGCGCCACGGCAATCGATACCATTCCGACGATGGAAGAGGCCGGCGTGCCCGGTATCGATCTGGAAACCCGGTTCGGACTGATGGCGCCTCCTGGGACGCCACCCCACGTCATCGCTCGGTTGAACGAATCGGTCAACGCCGCGCTGATGAACGCGACGTTGCAGGAAGCATTCGTCGCACGCGGCTATGTGGTCCCCGGTGGGCCCAATACCCCTGAACTCTTCAAGGCGCTCGTGGCGGGCGAAGCCGGCAAGTGGGGGGCGATTGCTCCAGGCGGCGGCGTCACCGGGAACTGA
- a CDS encoding GNAT family N-acetyltransferase yields the protein MNNPPPLPACDAPDAPNAPNAPNAPNAPDAPDATEIRLATADDDIAQLTALLHRAYARLGAMGLRYMAVDQPEEVTRQRMALAECYIALREQAIIGTVLFKPIDRTRGSAWLDRPDVAGLAQLAVDPAFQQTGLGSRLMTIAETRARESGAREIALDTAEPATHLQRWYASRGYRFVEYVQWKHANYRSMVMSKALAR from the coding sequence ATGAACAATCCGCCCCCGCTGCCCGCCTGCGATGCCCCCGACGCCCCTAATGCCCCTAATGCCCCTAATGCCCCTAATGCCCCTGATGCCCCTGATGCCACTGAGATCCGCCTGGCCACGGCCGACGACGATATCGCGCAGTTGACCGCCCTGCTGCATCGAGCCTACGCCCGGCTGGGGGCCATGGGCCTGCGCTACATGGCCGTCGACCAGCCGGAGGAAGTGACCCGCCAGCGCATGGCTTTGGCCGAGTGCTATATCGCGCTGCGCGAGCAGGCCATCATCGGGACGGTGCTCTTCAAGCCCATCGACAGGACCCGTGGCAGCGCGTGGCTGGATCGGCCGGACGTCGCCGGCCTGGCGCAGCTGGCGGTGGACCCGGCCTTCCAGCAGACCGGCCTGGGCAGCCGCTTGATGACGATCGCGGAAACCCGCGCCCGGGAATCCGGCGCGCGGGAGATCGCCCTGGATACCGCGGAGCCGGCGACCCATCTACAGCGCTGGTATGCGTCACGCGGGTATCGCTTCGTCGAGTACGTACAGTGGAAGCACGCCAATTACCGCAGCATGGTGATGAGCAAGGCGCTGGCGAGATAA